One region of Bacillus zhangzhouensis genomic DNA includes:
- a CDS encoding antibiotic biosynthesis monooxygenase, producing MNFYITYGTADFLHKIAKKHHLENLLYMVGKEQAALFHETEGETVFKAPHAYDVIYAKGELVQSGFVTLNHIPVKLESRALFESTFQKKTNISEHQRGFQAIRVLRPQKDEEVYLILTLWESEDLFQDFQESEAFFQPHEDTGSIFSRPAYLTSYHAVTDN from the coding sequence ATGAATTTCTATATTACATATGGAACGGCTGATTTTTTGCATAAAATCGCAAAGAAACATCATCTGGAAAATCTGCTTTATATGGTCGGGAAAGAACAAGCAGCTCTTTTTCATGAAACGGAGGGTGAGACTGTATTTAAAGCCCCTCATGCCTATGATGTAATTTATGCGAAAGGCGAACTTGTCCAATCTGGTTTCGTTACCTTGAATCATATCCCTGTTAAGCTTGAAAGCAGAGCACTGTTTGAATCCACCTTTCAGAAAAAGACGAATATCTCAGAACATCAGCGCGGCTTCCAGGCTATTCGCGTTTTAAGACCTCAAAAAGATGAGGAAGTATATTTGATTTTGACACTTTGGGAATCAGAGGACTTATTTCAAGACTTTCAAGAATCAGAAGCATTTTTTCAGCCACACGAGGATACAGGCTCCATTTTCTCTCGTCCAGCTTACCTCACATCCTACCATGCCGTCACAGACAATTAA
- a CDS encoding M20 family metallopeptidase — protein sequence MTISTLQKSINERLDEHYEEMVEIRRHLHMNPELSFQEEETAAFIASYYDTLQIPTRTQVGGHGVLAFIEGASPGPTIALRADFDALPIHDEKDVPYKSTKPGVMHACGHDGHTATLLVLAKILHTHRDQLKGKIVLIHQHAEEYAPGGAKPMIEDGCLDGVDVIFGTHLWSSEPCGTILYKSGNFMAAADRFSIQIQGKGGHGAQPHLTKDAVLIGSQIVANLQQVVARKVNPIDSAVVSIGGFVAENAFNVIADSAVLTGTARSFEESARHIIEREIEQVVKGVCQMHDAAYTYEYVRGYPAVKNHPKPTEYIADIANQTEGVTKVKEAETQMGGEDFAYYLQHVSGTFFYTGAMPENSQDVYPHHHPKFDINEKAMPVAAKVLANAVLSYNE from the coding sequence ATGACAATATCCACTTTACAAAAAAGCATCAATGAACGTCTTGATGAACATTATGAGGAAATGGTTGAAATTAGACGCCATCTCCATATGAATCCTGAACTTTCTTTTCAGGAAGAAGAAACAGCCGCTTTCATCGCCAGCTACTATGATACATTACAAATACCTACGCGTACTCAGGTGGGCGGTCATGGGGTACTCGCTTTTATTGAAGGAGCTTCTCCGGGGCCAACCATTGCCCTCAGAGCTGATTTTGATGCACTTCCCATCCACGATGAAAAAGATGTACCTTACAAATCAACAAAGCCTGGTGTGATGCATGCGTGCGGTCACGATGGGCATACTGCGACACTTCTTGTATTAGCTAAAATCTTGCATACACATCGTGATCAATTAAAAGGGAAGATCGTCCTCATTCATCAGCATGCAGAAGAATATGCTCCCGGCGGTGCAAAACCAATGATTGAAGACGGCTGTTTAGACGGTGTCGATGTGATATTTGGTACGCACCTTTGGTCTTCAGAGCCTTGTGGCACAATTCTTTATAAAAGCGGGAACTTTATGGCAGCCGCCGATCGTTTCTCCATTCAAATCCAAGGGAAAGGCGGACACGGCGCCCAGCCTCATTTAACAAAAGATGCTGTACTCATTGGTTCACAAATCGTCGCAAACCTGCAGCAAGTCGTTGCCCGTAAAGTTAATCCGATTGATTCTGCTGTTGTTTCTATTGGAGGTTTTGTAGCGGAGAATGCCTTTAACGTCATTGCAGATTCAGCTGTTTTAACCGGTACTGCACGGTCCTTTGAAGAAAGCGCACGGCATATCATTGAACGAGAAATTGAACAGGTGGTAAAAGGGGTGTGCCAGATGCATGATGCTGCCTACACATATGAATATGTAAGAGGATACCCTGCTGTCAAAAACCATCCAAAGCCGACAGAATATATTGCTGACATTGCCAACCAGACAGAAGGAGTCACAAAAGTAAAAGAAGCGGAAACCCAAATGGGCGGAGAGGACTTTGCTTACTACCTTCAGCATGTCTCTGGTACCTTCTTTTACACAGGCGCCATGCCGGAAAACAGCCAGGATGTGTATCCACATCATCATCCAAAATTCGATATCAACGAAAAAGCAATGCCTGTTGCAGCAAAGGTACTCGCTAACGCCGTTCTTTCCTACAATGAATAA